In Plasmodium chabaudi chabaudi strain AS genome assembly, chromosome: 9, the sequence ctaatatataaaatgctaGTTAGCAATATTAGAAACTAAAACAGTATGACAATGTAGATATActttattgttatttaattaaCAAACCTCTTCCAATTTTAAAGTTAATGAGACTAGCTCGTCAAGTCCTAAGGTATTTAGTTGGATAACTATATTGGGTTTTTCCTTTTCGTTAtcttcaattttttctatatcaCATGCCATTATgccatataaaatataatacaaaaatcaAAGTAACagcaaacaaaaaataattttttgtctatataattttttttttagttttacgtttattttttaaataaacaaaatgttAAGTAATAGAATGAAAattaatgttatatattaaattagtaaagaaatattttctacACGTTTGCATACATATGTTAGCCACCTGCGATAGTACATACGTTACTGTGCTTGTAGCAGCATAATATGAAATAGTACGAAATAAACGAAATAATACGAAATAAACGTGATAAACcttctatattatatatataacacaaTTGGCATGCTTAATAGGAAATCAAAATGTAGgagatatataaatatacttatgaattattaatattattatataaaagaatgcatgtgctataaaaaattaagttaAAGTTCTTTCAAGTACTgtggaaaattatatgaataaaacgatggttattcatttttatattcacaaAGGTActacaattatatatgaaataaaatttcacaaaataaatcaaactAAATACGggaaaaattgaaaaaaaaaaacataaagtgtaataaaaaatatattgtatataatatactgGCAATTTTCGTTTTGCATATAATTTCACCATGTTGTGATAaggaataatataattttaaaaaaataaaataaccacgaattaataatatgcatataaaatattttcttttaaaatttttttttcacattttcagatttcttattttcaataaatattttataaaactgtcatattaatttataaacatatgtaaatataaaaagtgacaaaatataaataagtaccatcaaaaattaaagttATAAAATTCCTACTTATAAACATTACTGATATAATTTGATATACTCATATCTCATtcacatttattatttcatatatactatAAGTCATATTATAAGTAACACATCAAAATGCAACACCAAGATCTTAAGCCAGTTATATGGACCAaaaatgacaaaaaaaCGAAACCAAAGAATATTGACGAGGCTCGTAAATTAGGTATGGATGTTGaagtggaaaaaaaattcttaggaggtaaaaataaatcatgtAAAggaaatttaataatagaaaataaagcGAAAATTGAACAAGAGAcggaaaattttaaaatcgATAGAGTTACACCTGCTTTTTCAAGAGCTTTACAACAAGCTAGAATGgctaaaaaattaacacaAGTCCAATTAGCAAGACTTGTCAATGAACCTGAAAGTGTTATTaaagaatatgaaaatggtAAGGCAATaccaaataatatgattattCAAAAACTAAATAGAGTACTAGGTGTTAATTTACCTtctccaaaaaaaaaataatatgaccAAAAAGTATTAGGAAGAAATGAATAGGGCATAATTAATtgtgcatataattttggaACCTATTGAACATGCCGAATGGATATGGAGTATGACCTATTCCACAAGCTAGCCAAACatcatcatataaaaaatgtcgTGTATATACAACTTGTAAACAAACACAACAACGATTTtgcttatttatataattcagacataaacatatattttaaaatagctatatataatgcataaTACAAAGattatgtattattatataaaaaaactgattttgattattttaaattattatatataatttataaaatcaggattttttttttcattcctTAATTTTTAGCAATCATATTTATGtcttatcattattatgttaataaatatttacttttaattttttgtatttttatttttttaatttataatattttggaatattttattattttttatttaaattaaaaaaaatatatatatgatgatgtaaatacataaaatatgatggTCGTATTAAATGTTAAGTTTTTCAATgttttgtaattttaattgtaaaatgaattttcgaaaaaaataaaataataataaaatatatccaatcattatttatatatgtacacaCACTAGTGTCTCTCAAAACATGTATGTGTATCCAGGGGTATCCAAGTTTGTGTCATACTGAACTGGACCTACATATATGTAACTATCGTTGTAAGCCCACtgcaacaaaaaaaaacaaaaatatatacatatatatgtacatgcCCATTTTATATGGATTAACTAGACATGCTAtgatcataattttttatctacattttcatttttgtcaATTTTTGGCTTTACCATATTTGCATTGTACTTGATCGTTACCATTTGGCATGACTTCATTGATATGGGGACAGGGGAAACGTAGTGGTACTAAAGGGGAATAAGCAAACGCGTGCATGTGCaggtgcatatatatttacacgTACAtacacaatatatatacatatgtatatttttttgtgggCCAGCTTTTGCTACCTTTTTGAACTTCTCCAAGTCGTTTTGATTGTTTATAAAGTAAAACCCGGGGTACAATGAGCTGCTCCAATTTTGTTTGCTCAAGCTTAACTGCCTAACGGATGTTACATAATTAACCAAATTATTTTCGACAGCTATTCCTGCTAACAAGCCATGTGAAAAAGCCAATGAATTATCAAAATGTGTAGGTATAGAACAATTAATTTCTTtgtcaatatttttaactattgtattaaaataaaataaataattaatatcactatatattttaatattctttTCTGTTATTGTATTTGttaaattattcatatgatttttataggaatatattaaattattatttttatttttatccattatattttttatatattttttaatttcatttattagtaatatttcaaaatctGAATCTATATCTTCATTTAACCGTTTCTCTTTTATCaacaatttttctttaactGATTTGGTGCAGATCTTAAGCACCTCGATGCTCTCTTTGGTCAGCAGCTTTTCGAGTCTGCAAATTGGGGGAAGTGAAAAGTGTAAGTGAAAAATGTAAGAAGTGAAAGGTGTAAGAagtgaaaaataaacatgCACACAGTTCATGCAGAACTAGTCAAAGAGAATATAAttgcattttatttttcggATTACTGATCAGAAACAAGCTCCTGGTTCACAATCTGTGCGACTTCCATTTCCGTTTTCACATTATTATCAACATCTTTGCATAAGTCATCAAATTctttaatacaaaataacaaatttgacgttaacaaaataactccataatttttcttcctATTTATTCGCTCGATAATAACTAAAGACATGTATTCAATTAtggtaaataaatttataagatGACCTACTACTACTGGTTCACCAATACAACATATATTACAATGAGTTTCCAATTGaatagataataataaggaAGAGGATATATTGGCTGGTATtttaacaatataataatatttatttaaattaatagaaCAGCGTTGTATGTTACTAACTATGTTGCTAATGATATGAACTGTTGTATGATATCCTATACTACAttcaattaaatttttatcataactGTTATAAATAGATATAGGAactgttattatttttatattaatatttttttttataaatatttcattaagTATATTCATAGTTGATATAACTTTTTCATCACCAATAAAAactaaattaattattttattattttcacatgtctttataattttatctatattatcTGATTTAAAGagattataaatatgtgcaACTTCATTCTCAGTTGTATTGTAAGATGGTTGACTTCCTAATAATGGGAACCCACCTAAATTTATTGAActctttatattattatcatttattatgcatatttcattatttaacaatccttttattccttttataaaaccaattaattttaaattattaatagatAGTCGTTGATGTAATCCaactaaaatattattcacTCCTGGAACTACATGAGATAGCATAACAACGCCAACACTTTTACAAAAAGgttgataaatattatcatttcgATTTGTGTAACTATAATTATTAGGATATTtgtttgttatattttttggcaTCCCTTTTGATATCATTTTTGTGTTTATTGAATTTTCAGctatgatataaaaatcagttattttgttaatataattaaaggtatcacaatttattttatttccaaaATTGTTCTCTATAACATCAATAGTTGTATTATGTcttattaaatttgtattaaattttatgacaccttttgttaatatattttcaatttttgataaactatttaaatgtttataataattacaaTTAAATGTTTGttcattgtttttattaaaattatgaatatttatttcatctgttttatcataattttctatatcATTATGTATACCAGTTattgtaaaatttattttgttgcatatttcattttccattttagaTTTATagattaatatattatcattagtggatattttatttcctgACTTGTAATAAGAAAATAACTTTTCATGTTCATCTTTTGcgtaataattatattgtaTCCCACTTAATATTCGATAGTCATCATTTTCCAAATATCTTTGTCTCAAATCTTTATACTTTAAGAAGTATTCATCATTGAGgtttactttttttgtttttgtttttatttctatattttgtttttccataaaaaatttattatattcataatgtTCACAACAACTtgtcttttctttttttccttcCTTTACAACTTTAACAAACTTGTAAATTGGAATTCCAACAATTTTAATCTTGTTTACATTAGAAAGTATATGTTTCAAATTTGTCACAGCACACATATAtccattatatttatttatcacCATTTCGACACATCCGAATCCTAGTATATAACTATAAGCACAGTCAAAATTTGTTGGTAATGCACTTGTAACTTCATTTCCATAGCAATGAGTCACAAATTCAACCTCTTCAATTTTGTCATCAATTTGGTTTTTAACTAAAAAGGCCAATAGCTCTTCAACCCCCAGGTTGGTGTACTAAGCAGGTCGAAAAgggaaaaagaaaaaaaaaaaaaaaaaaaaaaacataaaattatttgaatttataaatttttaaaaatgagtTCACTTTCCACGGATGGTGAACTAACTTGGTGAACCCCTCACAAGCAAAACAAAACACAAGTGGCTCCCACAAATGAACAACACATGCATAAAACAAACGAAATAAAGACAGAActtaattttcatttttttgtaaagaCTTACTTGAAAATTGTTTGAAAGAATTTCTACTAAAAATTggttttgaaaaaataaaggaaaaGATTGAAAaagatttaaattttctttatccATATTAGTATGAATATAAGTTTTAAAtgtgtttat encodes:
- a CDS encoding multiprotein-bridging factor 1, putative; this translates as MQHQDLKPVIWTKNDKKTKPKNIDEARKLGMDVEVEKKFLGGKNKSCKGNLIIENKAKIEQETENFKIDRVTPAFSRALQQARMAKKLTQVQLARLVNEPESVIKEYENGKAIPNNMIIQKLNRVLGVNLPSPKKK
- a CDS encoding ATP-dependent 6-phosphofructokinase, putative, which encodes MDIENAQIHLSELQEERRRHKIALPSILKNKIIIKENDIILNNNEKGLEKYFPNIIKNPLITLEIDNTSLENHNELRWYQTMSTNISDPISKGNSTSNSFIKEMINIYNDDDIIKLGILFVGLQAPGGHNVICGTLDCLKKKNKKNILYGFINGFEGINEYNFMELKNEYISMFRNSGGFDMINKGVNNMEENHVNIKRCFKICRHLDLNGLIIVGGTNTNKEVAILSEYFEFVHNSVKTNNNNLDTFTKNEVDISSITNPCNIPNDNTNKLSSSIFIENQNNEYIDHQDSTYTIVSDISDEEVKKKHPKKIRRTKKKTQIISIPKSIHNEIENELIECSLGFDTTIFTTCQYISYLMSYIQTYKKGYHFVKVVGNKSSHIALECFLQTKANIVLISEEIKKKKMTLNDLVNFITDSIKIRYKNGEKKYGIIIIPEGILKNIQDIKKLVNLFLHFKTEFIKNENNKDCNSNLEYIYSPSSKIINTFKTYIHTNMDKENLNLFQSFPLFFQNQFLVEILSNNFQYTNLGVEELLAFLVKNQIDDKIEEVEFVTHCYGNEVTSALPTNFDCAYSYILGFGCVEMVINKYNGYMCAVTNLKHILSNVNKIKIVGIPIYKFVKVVKEGKKEKTSCCEHYEYNKFFMEKQNIEIKTKTKKVNLNDEYFLKYKDLRQRYLENDDYRILSGIQYNYYAKDEHEKLFSYYKSGNKISTNDNILIYKSKMENEICNKINFTITGIHNDIENYDKTDEINIHNFNKNNEQTFNCNYYKHLNSLSKIENILTKGVIKFNTNLIRHNTTIDVIENNFGNKINCDTFNYINKITDFYIIAENSINTKMISKGMPKNITNKYPNNYSYTNRNDNIYQPFCKSVGVVMLSHVVPGVNNILVGLHQRLSINNLKLIGFIKGIKGLLNNEICIINDNNIKSSINLGGFPLLGSQPSYNTTENEVAHIYNLFKSDNIDKIIKTCENNKIINLVFIGDEKVISTMNILNEIFIKKNINIKIITVPISIYNSYDKNLIECSIGYHTTVHIISNIVSNIQRCSINLNKYYYIVKIPANISSSLLLSIQLETHCNICCIGEPVVVGHLINLFTIIEYMSLVIIERINRKKNYGVILLTSNLLFCIKEFDDLCKDVDNNVKTEMEVAQIVNQELVSDQLEKLLTKESIEVLKICTKSVKEKLLIKEKRLNEDIDSDFEILLINEIKKYIKNIMDKNKNNNLIYSYKNHMNNLTNTITEKNIKIYSDINYLFYFNTIVKNIDKEINCSIPTHFDNSLAFSHGLLAGIAVENNLVNYVTSVRQLSLSKQNWSSSLYPGFYFINNQNDLEKFKKYHYVSPVPISMKSCQMVTIKYNANMWAYNDSYIYVGPVQYDTNLDTPGYTYMF